GGTCGTCCGGAACAAGGGCGCGGCGAAGCTCCTGCTCCTTGCCGGGAATCGGAAAGCCGACTGTACGCATGGGATGCTCCCTGGGGTTGGCAAAAGCGCCACAAGCACGCCGGCCGCCTGCGCGGCCCTCAGCCCTCCTGATCGCAGATTGCGAACGCGCGCCGGAGGCCCTCGATGCGGTCGGCCTTCGGCGCGAACTCATGGGCGACGTAGCCGTCGTAGCCCGTCTGTGCGATGGCACGGCAGATGGCCGCGTAGTTCAGCTCCTGATCGTCGTCCAGGTCGCGCCGGCCGGGGTTGCCCGCCGTGTGGAAGTGGCCGATCCAGCGGATGTTGTCGCGGATCGTGCGGATCACGTCGCCTTCCATGACCTGCATGTGGTAGACGTCGTAGAGCAGCTTTGCGGAAGGACTTCCGACACGTTCGCAGACGGCGGCGCCCCAGGCGGTATGGTCGCACTGGTAGCCGGCGTGATCGACCCTGGAGTTGAGCAGTTCCATGTTCAGATTGACGCCGGCCCGCTCGGCGTGGGGCGCCAGGCGGCGGAGCCCGGCGACGGTCGCCTCGAGGGCGTCCTCCTCGCTCTGGCCCTGGTTGCGGTTGCCGCTGAAGCAGACCAATCCCGGGATACGCAGCCGCGCGGCTATCTCCAGCGACTCCCGCACCTCGCCCTCGATGCGTTCATGCTCGTCAGGATCATTCAGCCCCTTCGCAAGAGTGCCGTGCCCGCACATGCTGGCGATGGCCAGCCCGTGGCGATCTGCCGCGGCGACAAGTTCGTCGAAGTCGTCGCCGGGCCACCACAGTTCGATCCCGGCCAAGCCGATGCCGGCGGCCTCGGCGCAGAGCTGATCCAGCGTCATCTCAGGCGTTTTGAAGCACGGGTAGCAGAACGACTGCTTGATGCGCATCGGCGTCTCCATCAGCATGTTACGATCAGGTCGGCAAGACCCGGCCCAGGCCCTCGCGGAGCACGGCGGCGGTCAAGGGCGCATCGTGACCGCCGCCGGCGCGCTCACGATACAGCAGGCTATGCGACGGCAGGGCGTCGCGCAACGTCCGGGACTGGCCGACGGGGATGATCTCGTC
This window of the Candidatus Brocadiaceae bacterium genome carries:
- a CDS encoding TIM barrel protein; translated protein: METPMRIKQSFCYPCFKTPEMTLDQLCAEAAGIGLAGIELWWPGDDFDELVAAADRHGLAIASMCGHGTLAKGLNDPDEHERIEGEVRESLEIAARLRIPGLVCFSGNRNQGQSEEDALEATVAGLRRLAPHAERAGVNLNMELLNSRVDHAGYQCDHTAWGAAVCERVGSPSAKLLYDVYHMQVMEGDVIRTIRDNIRWIGHFHTAGNPGRRDLDDDQELNYAAICRAIAQTGYDGYVAHEFAPKADRIEGLRRAFAICDQEG